Proteins encoded in a region of the Diabrotica virgifera virgifera chromosome 4, PGI_DIABVI_V3a genome:
- the LOC126883590 gene encoding uncharacterized protein LOC126883590 yields the protein MSVRIPTRNGPSQGSDADLKVIFWNAGGLSNSKFLELKRSVLEKNVDIYVIVEAGAATDTPHLYSTVSYLTHVLKRSRQVASGIIIGIKTPLVYNIPALELVEQQIQPSTIIIGDFNSPSTRWGYSRTTNVGKHLEDFLDNNYLDVVNTPPTFLSFRGSQSRPDLVVTHPHITGKTSVTLLDDAAGCGHRALLVTCKLAKDKKAQNRAPRWNFKKADWKKYRECTDEVLTQLTLQEPEEAAKKVTEAILKCAKECIPRGQIKGYKTFWSPTLSKLKASRNKARGKAEKSR from the exons ATGAGTGTACGAATCCCTACTCGAAACGGCCCTTCTCAGGGCAGCGACGCAGACCTCAAAGTCATCTTCTGGAACGCTGGAGGTCTAAGCAACAGCAAGTTTTTAGAACTCAAACGAAGCGTTCTCGAAAAGAACGTTGATATATATGTCATTGTAGAGGCAGGAGCCGCTACAGACACACCTCACCTCTACTCTACAGTTAGCTATTTAACCCATGTGCTGAAGAGGAGTCGACAAGTAGCGTCAGGAATTATCATCGGAATCAAAACCCCTCTAGTAT ATAATATACCTGCATTGGAATTGGTAGAGCAACAAATCCAGCCAAGTACCATCATAATTGGAGATTTCAATAGTCCATCCACGAGATGGGGCTACTCTAGAACCACCAACGTTGGGAAACACCTCGAGGACTTTTTGGATAACAACTATCTTGATGTAGTGAACACCCCACCTACGTTCTTATCGTTTAGAGGAAGTCAATCAAGGCCCGATCTTGTCGTAACACACCCACACATTACAGGGAAGACCAGTGTAACCCTCCTGGACGACGCAGCAGGCTGCGGTCACCGCGCTCTGCTAGTGACATGCAAACTGGCAAAGGACAAAAAAGCCCAAAATCGCGCCCCGCGCTGGAATTTTAAAAAGGCGGATTGGAAAAAGTACAGGGAATGCACAGATGAAGTCCTTACTCAACTAACACTACAAGAACCAGAAGAAGCAGCAAAGAAAGTAACCGAGGCCATACTTAAATGTGCAAAAGAGTGCATACCGCGAGGTCAAATTAAGGgctataagactttctggtcccCAACGCTATCCAAATTGAAAGCTTCCAGAAATAAAGCCAGGGGCAAAGCTGAAAAATCCAG ATAG